The proteins below come from a single Nocardioides eburneiflavus genomic window:
- a CDS encoding SigE family RNA polymerase sigma factor gives MARTDDEEFATFARASAPGLRRTAYLMCGDWDRAADITQEALIRVYVAWPRLDRGHGRHAYARRAAVNVAIDQVRKRSTSERPTVELVDAPVPDVSSQVLDRALLLTALAELPARQRACVVLRYYEDLSVETVARTLGCRPGTVKSQTARGLEALRAAYARHGGELRTPAPDVPAQAQEVLP, from the coding sequence ATGGCCAGGACCGACGACGAGGAGTTCGCCACCTTCGCGCGCGCGTCCGCCCCGGGCCTGCGACGCACGGCGTACCTCATGTGCGGCGACTGGGACCGCGCCGCCGACATCACGCAGGAAGCCCTCATCCGCGTCTACGTCGCCTGGCCCCGCCTCGACCGGGGCCACGGCCGACACGCGTACGCGCGTCGCGCCGCCGTGAACGTCGCGATCGACCAGGTCCGGAAGCGTTCCACGTCCGAGCGGCCCACTGTCGAGCTCGTCGACGCGCCGGTCCCAGACGTGAGCAGCCAGGTGCTCGACCGGGCACTGCTGCTGACTGCCCTCGCGGAGCTCCCTGCACGGCAGCGGGCGTGCGTCGTGCTCCGCTACTACGAGGACCTGAGCGTCGAGACGGTCGCCCGGACGCTCGGCTGCCGACCGGGCACCGTGAAGAGCCAGACCGCTCGCGGGCTGGAGGCCCTGCGCGCTGCCTACGCCCGGCACGGCGGCGAGCTGCGCACCCCCGCGCCGGACGTACCCGCACAGGCCCAGGAGGTGCTGCCGTGA
- a CDS encoding DUF6542 domain-containing protein, protein MRHAEAFWEVRHEPGRQVVSLGVAVTLTAVSIDVALVGRLTLFFDLCFVVTCLGLAALVRRRDFYLVAVLPPLLMTTVFGFVALVARPAVADPRDSLLQAVVSGVATHGVALFVGYAICLGWLAWRLHREGEAGVVEEIERELGQSAG, encoded by the coding sequence GTGAGACACGCCGAGGCGTTCTGGGAGGTCCGGCACGAGCCGGGCCGCCAGGTGGTGTCCCTCGGGGTGGCCGTCACCCTCACCGCCGTCAGCATCGATGTCGCACTGGTCGGCAGACTGACGTTGTTCTTCGACCTCTGCTTCGTGGTGACGTGCCTGGGCCTCGCCGCGCTGGTGCGCCGGCGGGACTTCTACCTGGTGGCCGTGCTCCCGCCACTGCTGATGACGACCGTCTTCGGCTTCGTCGCCCTCGTCGCCCGCCCCGCGGTGGCCGACCCGCGCGACAGCCTGCTGCAAGCGGTCGTGTCGGGCGTCGCCACCCACGGCGTCGCCCTGTTCGTCGGCTACGCGATCTGCCTCGGCTGGCTGGCCTGGCGCCTGCACCGCGAGGGCGAGGCCGGGGTGGTCGAGGAGATCGAGCGCGAGCTCGGACAGTCCGCCGGCTGA
- a CDS encoding DNA recombination protein RmuC — translation MDTFPLLLTLALVLAVGLALGAVIGVLWSRSRPADDPALAALQQRVAEHAVVQDGLDRLQDQLSDLAHDRTAWQAQLNQQVADMRHSTESLRRETTTLATALRKPQVRGQWGELHLRRTVELAGLVDHCDFAEQTRLDDGRLRPDLVVSLAGGRTIAVDAKAPLAAFLDLTGTDDPAEHDRALARLGEHVRKHVADLGSRRYWEALSGTPEFVVLFLPGEAILQAALQAVPDLVEQAAARNVVLATPSTLIALLRTVAQGWQHEVLNEQAQAVQRLGQDLHARLGSMAGHLDRVGRSLNASVVAWNQAMGSLEGRVLVSARRFAELGVTTEALEEPRQVEAVARSLAAPELAVLDHLPDRTGEPTLDDLLDREQSSPAARRARGARAPP, via the coding sequence ATGGACACCTTCCCCCTGCTGCTCACCCTGGCGCTGGTCCTCGCCGTCGGCCTGGCGCTCGGCGCCGTGATCGGCGTGCTGTGGTCGCGCAGCCGTCCCGCCGACGACCCCGCGCTCGCCGCGCTGCAGCAGCGCGTCGCGGAGCACGCCGTGGTGCAGGACGGCCTCGACCGGCTCCAGGACCAGCTCAGCGACCTGGCCCACGACCGGACCGCGTGGCAGGCCCAGCTCAACCAGCAGGTGGCCGACATGCGCCACTCGACCGAGTCCCTGCGCCGTGAGACCACGACGCTGGCGACCGCGCTGCGCAAGCCGCAGGTGCGCGGCCAGTGGGGCGAGCTGCACCTGCGGCGCACCGTCGAGCTCGCCGGGCTCGTCGACCACTGCGACTTCGCCGAGCAGACCCGCCTCGACGACGGTCGGCTGCGGCCCGACCTGGTGGTGTCCCTGGCCGGCGGGCGGACGATCGCGGTCGACGCCAAGGCACCCCTCGCGGCGTTCCTCGACCTCACCGGCACCGACGACCCCGCGGAGCACGACCGGGCGCTGGCCCGGCTGGGCGAGCACGTCCGCAAGCACGTCGCCGACCTCGGCTCGCGGCGCTACTGGGAGGCGCTGTCCGGGACTCCGGAGTTCGTCGTGCTGTTCCTGCCCGGCGAGGCGATCCTCCAGGCCGCCCTGCAGGCGGTGCCCGACCTCGTCGAGCAGGCCGCCGCACGCAACGTCGTGCTCGCCACCCCCTCCACGCTCATCGCGCTGCTGCGCACCGTCGCCCAGGGCTGGCAGCACGAGGTCCTCAACGAGCAGGCCCAAGCCGTGCAGCGCCTCGGCCAGGACCTCCACGCCCGGCTCGGCTCGATGGCCGGCCACCTCGACCGGGTCGGCCGCTCGCTCAACGCCAGCGTCGTCGCCTGGAACCAGGCGATGGGCTCCCTCGAGGGGCGCGTGCTGGTGTCCGCCCGGCGCTTCGCCGAGCTCGGCGTGACGACCGAGGCGCTCGAGGAGCCACGCCAGGTCGAGGCCGTCGCCCGCTCGCTCGCCGCACCCGAGCTGGCCGTCCTCGACCACCTCCCGGACCGCACAGGGGAGCCGACCCTCGACGACCTGCTCGACCGGGAGCAGTCGTCCCCTGCGGCGCGCCGCGCCCGGGGCGCCCGAGCGCCGCCCTAG
- a CDS encoding GlxA family transcriptional regulator, with amino-acid sequence MASSSPTPHRVVVLAIPPVIGYDLTIPPQVLGEAFDADGHPLYDVAVVSLDGGPVRATRGYAIAPSAGIEALATAQTVIVPGTQVAGPRRDGTLPDDLRAALATVPSDARWVSICTGAFVLAAAGILDGHRATTHWKYADDFRRLHPAVAVDEDVLFTDDGSVLTSAGLSAGIDLCLHLVRSDHGTAVANAVARHMVVPPWRDGGQAQFIERHVPRRPDEATGDVRAWAQAHLHHRLDVATLAARASMSVRTFTRRFREETGQSPGAWVTQQRIRHAQHLLEATDLPVDQVATRAGMGTAASLRQHLHASVGVSPSAYRRTFRRA; translated from the coding sequence ATGGCGTCCTCCTCCCCGACTCCGCACCGGGTGGTCGTGCTCGCGATCCCGCCCGTCATCGGCTACGACCTCACCATCCCTCCGCAGGTGCTGGGTGAGGCGTTCGACGCGGACGGCCACCCGCTCTACGACGTCGCGGTCGTGTCGCTCGACGGCGGGCCGGTGCGGGCGACGAGGGGGTACGCCATCGCCCCCTCGGCCGGGATCGAGGCCCTCGCCACGGCGCAGACCGTCATCGTCCCGGGCACGCAGGTCGCCGGCCCGCGACGCGACGGCACACTCCCCGACGACCTGCGCGCCGCCCTCGCGACCGTCCCGTCCGACGCGCGCTGGGTCTCGATCTGCACCGGCGCGTTCGTGCTCGCGGCCGCCGGCATCCTCGACGGCCACCGGGCCACCACGCACTGGAAGTACGCCGACGACTTCCGCCGCCTGCACCCGGCCGTGGCCGTCGACGAGGACGTCCTGTTCACCGACGACGGTTCCGTGCTCACCTCCGCGGGCCTGAGCGCCGGCATCGACCTGTGCCTGCACCTGGTCCGCAGTGACCACGGCACGGCGGTCGCCAACGCCGTCGCCCGCCACATGGTCGTACCTCCCTGGCGCGACGGCGGGCAGGCGCAGTTCATCGAGCGGCACGTGCCGCGCCGTCCCGACGAGGCCACCGGCGACGTACGCGCGTGGGCGCAGGCCCACCTGCACCACCGGCTCGACGTGGCCACCCTCGCCGCGCGGGCGTCGATGAGCGTGCGCACCTTCACCCGGCGCTTCCGCGAGGAGACCGGCCAGTCCCCCGGCGCCTGGGTCACCCAGCAGCGGATCCGCCACGCCCAGCACCTCCTCGAGGCCACCGACCTCCCCGTCGACCAGGTCGCGACCCGCGCCGGGATGGGTACGGCAGCCTCCCTGCGGCAGCACCTGCACGCGAGCGTGGGGGTCTCGCCGTCGGCCTACCGGCGGACGTTCCGGCGGGCCTGA
- a CDS encoding MFS transporter, with amino-acid sequence MTTTTPPAPAPSGPTAPPRLHWAWVVAAVAFVTLVGAAAFRSVPGVLIEPLHDEFGWSHGLIGSAVSLNLMLFGLISPFAAALMDRFGVRPVVTFALVMVAVGSGLTVFMSEPWQLVLCWGLLVGIGTGSMSMAFVATITSRWFVARRGLVSGILTAGNATGQLIFLPVVAWFATHHGWRTAAVLASLAALAVVPLVLLFLRNHPADLGLRAYGATDADPGPPPHQHVGSSAGRALSVLRDAARSRTFWLLSGGFAICGMTTNGLIATHFVPAAHDHGMPATTAASLLAVVGIFDVVGTIASGWLTDKVDPRLLLVGYYALRGVGLMALPALMSPHVEPSMWVFIIVYGLDWVATVPPTVALCREWFGAAAGPIVFGWVFASHQVGAAVAATGAGVVRDVTGGYDPAFYAAAGLCAIAAVMSWAIRRTPQPVAVG; translated from the coding sequence GTGACGACGACGACGCCACCCGCTCCTGCCCCCTCGGGACCCACCGCCCCGCCCCGCCTCCACTGGGCGTGGGTCGTCGCGGCCGTCGCCTTCGTGACCCTCGTCGGCGCCGCGGCCTTCCGCTCGGTGCCCGGCGTCCTCATCGAGCCCCTGCACGACGAGTTCGGCTGGTCGCACGGACTCATCGGCTCCGCGGTCTCGCTCAACCTCATGCTCTTCGGGCTCATCTCGCCCTTCGCCGCCGCGCTGATGGACCGCTTCGGCGTACGCCCGGTCGTCACGTTCGCCCTCGTCATGGTGGCCGTCGGCAGCGGACTCACCGTCTTCATGTCCGAGCCCTGGCAGCTCGTCCTGTGCTGGGGCCTGCTCGTCGGCATCGGCACCGGCTCGATGTCGATGGCCTTCGTCGCGACCATCACCAGCCGATGGTTCGTCGCCCGCCGCGGACTCGTCAGCGGCATCCTCACCGCCGGCAACGCGACCGGCCAGCTCATCTTCCTGCCGGTGGTCGCCTGGTTCGCGACGCACCACGGGTGGCGCACGGCGGCCGTGCTGGCGTCCCTCGCCGCCCTGGCGGTCGTGCCGCTGGTGCTGCTGTTCCTCCGCAACCACCCCGCCGACCTCGGCCTGCGGGCCTACGGTGCGACCGACGCGGACCCCGGGCCGCCTCCGCACCAGCACGTCGGCTCGAGTGCCGGCCGGGCTCTCTCGGTGCTGCGCGACGCCGCGCGCAGCCGTACGTTCTGGCTGTTGTCGGGCGGGTTCGCGATCTGCGGCATGACGACCAACGGCCTCATCGCCACCCACTTCGTCCCCGCCGCGCACGACCACGGCATGCCCGCCACGACCGCCGCCTCGCTGCTCGCCGTCGTCGGGATCTTCGACGTCGTCGGCACCATCGCCTCGGGCTGGCTCACCGACAAGGTCGACCCGCGGCTGCTGCTCGTCGGCTACTACGCCCTGCGCGGTGTCGGACTGATGGCGCTGCCGGCGCTGATGTCGCCGCACGTCGAGCCCAGCATGTGGGTCTTCATCATCGTCTACGGCCTCGACTGGGTCGCGACCGTGCCGCCGACGGTGGCGCTGTGCCGCGAGTGGTTCGGAGCGGCCGCCGGTCCCATCGTGTTCGGCTGGGTCTTTGCCAGCCACCAGGTCGGCGCGGCCGTCGCCGCGACCGGTGCCGGGGTCGTCCGCGACGTCACCGGCGGCTACGACCCGGCGTTCTACGCCGCGGCGGGTCTCTGCGCGATCGCCGCGGTCATGTCCTGGGCGATCAGGCGCACTCCGCAACCGGTCGCGGTCGGCTGA
- a CDS encoding exodeoxyribonuclease III translates to MRIATWNVNSLRSRIDRVEAFVQRHEVDVLALQETKAREDQLPLMGLQALGYDIAVAGLNQWNGVALLSRVGLEDVEVGFSDMPHFGDPAAVEARAIGATCGGVRVWSLYVPNGRKPDDPHYVYKLDWLARLRATASGWLGGETALVGDWNICPTDDDVFDVTQFAKSTHVTPPERAAFQGFLDDGYAEVTRAHDAGYTYWDYYRQRFERDRGLKIDFVLASPALASRVTGAFVDREERDPARFAGAPSDHAPVVVDLD, encoded by the coding sequence GTGCGCATCGCCACCTGGAACGTCAACTCGCTCCGCTCCCGCATCGACCGCGTCGAGGCCTTCGTGCAGCGCCACGAGGTCGACGTGCTGGCCCTGCAGGAGACCAAGGCTCGTGAGGACCAGCTGCCGCTGATGGGTCTGCAGGCGCTGGGCTACGACATCGCCGTCGCCGGGCTCAACCAGTGGAACGGGGTCGCGCTGCTCTCGCGGGTCGGGCTCGAGGACGTCGAGGTCGGCTTCTCGGACATGCCGCACTTCGGCGACCCGGCCGCCGTGGAGGCGCGCGCGATCGGCGCGACCTGCGGCGGCGTACGGGTCTGGTCGCTCTACGTCCCCAACGGTCGCAAGCCCGACGACCCCCACTACGTCTACAAGCTCGACTGGCTCGCCCGGCTGCGCGCGACCGCGAGCGGATGGCTCGGCGGGGAGACCGCGCTGGTCGGGGACTGGAACATCTGCCCCACCGACGACGACGTCTTCGACGTCACGCAGTTCGCGAAGTCGACCCATGTCACGCCTCCGGAGCGCGCGGCGTTCCAGGGCTTCCTCGACGACGGGTACGCCGAGGTGACCCGCGCGCACGACGCGGGCTACACCTACTGGGACTACTACCGCCAGCGATTCGAGCGCGACCGCGGGCTCAAGATCGACTTCGTCCTCGCCTCGCCCGCGCTCGCCTCGCGCGTGACCGGGGCGTTCGTCGACCGCGAGGAGCGCGACCCGGCCCGTTTCGCCGGCGCGCCGTCCGACCACGCGCCGGTGGTCGTCGACCTCGACTGA
- a CDS encoding matrixin family metalloprotease, which translates to MKRSRLGAIALSSAALLGAALASPALASTDSEIPTFQQFHADTFKDSDNQYIVNGDEPISGTGDLKAYYDRMIHGAEEAAEEGMTANLVVNTVGGADDKWTTSQVGNLTYCVSTKFGSRYGDVVNAMAAGAQLWEDASSAIDYVHVSSQDASCTTRNKSVVFSVEPVQTSQYIARAFFPSSPKRSRNVLVDDSIWTAGSWTPANIMGHELGHTLGFRHEHTRPEAGTCFEDNNWRALTPYDSSSIMHYPQCNGTSSNLSMTATDRQGAAALYGA; encoded by the coding sequence ATGAAGCGCAGTCGACTCGGGGCGATCGCCCTCTCCAGCGCAGCACTCCTCGGCGCCGCCCTCGCCTCACCGGCACTGGCGTCCACGGACTCGGAGATCCCGACGTTCCAGCAGTTCCACGCTGACACCTTCAAGGACAGCGACAACCAGTACATCGTCAACGGCGACGAGCCGATCTCCGGCACCGGCGACCTCAAGGCCTACTACGACCGGATGATCCACGGCGCCGAGGAGGCAGCCGAGGAGGGCATGACCGCCAACCTCGTGGTCAACACCGTCGGCGGCGCCGACGACAAGTGGACGACCAGCCAGGTCGGCAACCTGACCTACTGCGTCAGCACCAAGTTCGGCTCGCGCTACGGCGACGTCGTCAACGCGATGGCGGCCGGCGCCCAGCTGTGGGAGGACGCCTCCTCCGCGATCGACTACGTCCACGTCTCGTCGCAGGACGCCAGCTGCACCACCCGCAACAAGAGCGTGGTGTTCTCCGTCGAGCCGGTGCAGACCTCCCAGTACATCGCCCGCGCGTTCTTCCCGAGCTCGCCCAAGCGCTCGCGCAACGTGCTGGTCGACGACTCGATCTGGACCGCCGGCTCCTGGACCCCGGCCAACATCATGGGCCACGAGCTCGGCCACACGCTGGGCTTCCGCCACGAGCACACGCGGCCCGAGGCCGGGACCTGCTTCGAGGACAACAACTGGCGTGCGCTGACGCCCTACGACTCCTCGTCGATCATGCACTACCCCCAGTGCAACGGCACGTCGAGCAACCTCAGCATGACCGCCACCGACCGTCAGGGAGCGGCCGCTCTCTACGGCGCCTGA
- a CDS encoding acyl-CoA dehydrogenase yields the protein MSTPTSRPTSRPTSRPASTILSARDLEFLLFEWLDVESLGERPRFAEHDRESYEALLELCAQLATDHFAPHYRKSDVEEPVFDGERVRLIPEVATALEALARADLLALTLDEEHGGHQVPHVVASACMAWFTAANIGTAAYSFLTMANASLLLEHGTPDQVERFVGPMLEGRFFGTMTLSEPHAGSSLGDVLTRAVPADDGTYRIFGSKMWISGGDHEMGDNIVHLVLAKLPDAPAGTRGISLFVVPKHLVADDGSIGERNDVALAGINHKLGSRGTVNTAPVFGGGAFTPGGAAGAVGYLVGEPDKGLSYMFHMMNAARLGVGMSATTTAYTAYLKSLEYARSRPQGRRLTAADPTAPQVPIIEHADVRRMLLAQKAYVEGALALNLWCSRLLDVQESPRDDAERAEAGLLLDLLTPIAKSWPSQWGQESNSLAIQVLGGAAYTRDYDVEAHWRDQRLNPIHEGTHGIQALDLLGRKVLGGGGASLAALAGKVQETVARARDLGGEPAAHGVALTSMVDRLGEVTLALAGLGDAERTMANATVYLEAAGHVVVAWMWLEQLVAVGEKEGDFYDGKRAAARYFFRWELPKVAPMLDLLASGDTTTLDMREAWF from the coding sequence GTGTCCACCCCGACCTCTCGCCCGACCTCTCGCCCGACCTCTCGCCCGGCCTCCACGATCCTCTCCGCGCGCGACCTCGAGTTCCTGCTCTTCGAGTGGCTCGACGTCGAGTCGCTGGGAGAGCGGCCGCGGTTCGCCGAGCACGACCGGGAGTCCTACGAGGCCCTGCTGGAGCTGTGCGCGCAGCTCGCCACGGACCACTTCGCACCCCACTACCGAAAGAGCGACGTCGAGGAGCCGGTCTTCGACGGGGAGCGCGTACGCCTGATCCCCGAGGTCGCCACCGCGCTCGAGGCGCTCGCGCGAGCCGACCTGCTCGCGCTCACCCTCGACGAGGAGCACGGCGGCCACCAGGTGCCGCACGTCGTCGCGTCGGCCTGCATGGCGTGGTTCACCGCGGCCAACATCGGCACCGCGGCGTACTCGTTCCTCACCATGGCCAACGCGAGCCTGCTGCTCGAGCACGGCACCCCCGACCAGGTCGAGCGCTTCGTGGGGCCCATGCTGGAGGGACGCTTCTTCGGGACGATGACCCTCTCGGAGCCGCACGCCGGCTCGAGCCTCGGCGACGTCCTCACCCGCGCCGTCCCCGCCGACGACGGCACCTATCGGATCTTCGGCAGCAAGATGTGGATCTCCGGCGGCGACCACGAGATGGGCGACAACATCGTCCACCTGGTGCTCGCCAAGCTGCCCGACGCCCCGGCCGGCACGCGCGGCATCTCCCTCTTCGTGGTGCCCAAGCACCTCGTGGCCGACGACGGCTCGATCGGCGAGCGCAACGACGTCGCGCTCGCCGGCATCAACCACAAGCTCGGCAGCCGCGGCACGGTCAACACCGCGCCCGTCTTCGGCGGCGGCGCCTTCACGCCGGGCGGGGCCGCGGGCGCCGTGGGCTACCTCGTCGGTGAGCCCGACAAGGGCCTGTCCTACATGTTCCACATGATGAACGCGGCCCGGCTCGGGGTCGGGATGTCCGCGACCACGACTGCCTACACCGCCTACCTCAAGTCGCTCGAGTACGCCCGCTCCCGCCCGCAGGGTCGTCGGCTGACCGCGGCCGACCCGACCGCGCCCCAGGTGCCGATCATCGAGCACGCCGACGTGCGCCGGATGCTGCTGGCCCAGAAGGCGTACGTCGAGGGCGCCCTCGCGCTCAACCTCTGGTGCTCGCGCCTGCTCGACGTGCAGGAGAGCCCGCGCGACGACGCCGAGCGCGCGGAGGCCGGCCTGCTGCTCGACCTGCTGACGCCGATCGCGAAGTCGTGGCCCTCGCAGTGGGGCCAGGAGAGCAACAGCCTCGCCATCCAGGTGCTCGGCGGCGCGGCCTACACCCGCGACTACGACGTCGAGGCGCACTGGCGCGACCAGCGGCTCAACCCGATCCACGAGGGCACCCACGGCATCCAGGCGCTCGACCTCCTCGGCCGCAAGGTCCTCGGCGGAGGCGGCGCCTCGCTGGCCGCGCTGGCCGGCAAGGTCCAGGAGACCGTGGCCCGGGCGCGCGACCTCGGCGGCGAGCCCGCGGCCCACGGGGTTGCGCTGACGTCGATGGTCGACCGCCTCGGAGAGGTCACCCTCGCGCTCGCCGGGCTGGGCGACGCCGAGCGCACGATGGCCAACGCCACCGTCTACCTCGAGGCGGCCGGTCACGTCGTGGTCGCGTGGATGTGGCTCGAGCAGCTCGTCGCGGTGGGGGAGAAGGAGGGCGACTTCTACGACGGCAAGCGCGCCGCCGCGCGCTACTTCTTCCGCTGGGAGCTGCCCAAGGTCGCCCCCATGCTCGACCTGCTCGCCTCGGGCGACACCACGACGCTGGACATGAGAGAAGCCTGGTTCTAG
- a CDS encoding PH domain-containing protein — MIPAPGNGWVRLSPRKLLLDPVKAVGQAVVPVVVALVGISQSDMRFWPLVFPLLVVAPLVLGALPWLTTHYRLTDSQIQVRSGILNRTTSTAPLDRVRSVDLEASLLHRILGLQKVQVGTGVDDDRITLDALAVADAHTLRTSLLGRRIIAEPPVVERPYATEAEDADPAAGTVPAHVPAAPAPAVPLATIDWSWLRFAPFSLSRLVLLVGGLGVLSQFADELPIWNEETATSVWQWLTQFALVVVVPTLAVGALVVWLVVSVAGYVLQWWGFRLVREHGSLHLTSGLLTTRSITVEETKVRGVEMTEPVLLRMVGGAELSTLATGVESGVAQVLPPCPRSVAVGVGEAVLDRRGPLSDPLVEHGTKAHRRAWFRQLRNALDVIVLLAVGWWWFDLTWWWLVALGAALLAAAAAVGEASYRHLGHALADDHLVAGSGTLARVRTALETDGIIGWVVSQSWWQRRIGLADLTATTAAGTERVVVRDVRLEVAVALADAATPGLLSDFVAREPA; from the coding sequence GTGATCCCCGCCCCCGGCAACGGCTGGGTCCGGCTCAGCCCGCGCAAGCTCCTGCTCGACCCGGTGAAGGCCGTGGGCCAGGCGGTCGTACCCGTCGTCGTCGCCCTGGTCGGCATCAGCCAGAGCGACATGCGCTTCTGGCCCCTGGTCTTCCCCCTGCTGGTCGTCGCGCCGCTGGTCCTCGGCGCCCTCCCGTGGCTGACCACCCACTACCGGCTCACCGACAGCCAGATCCAGGTGCGCAGCGGGATCCTCAACAGGACCACGTCGACAGCACCGCTCGACCGGGTCCGCAGCGTCGACCTCGAGGCGTCGTTGCTGCACCGGATCCTCGGCCTGCAGAAGGTCCAGGTCGGCACCGGCGTCGATGACGACCGGATCACCCTCGACGCGCTCGCGGTCGCCGACGCCCACACCCTGCGTACGTCCCTGCTCGGACGCCGGATCATCGCGGAGCCGCCGGTCGTCGAGCGGCCGTACGCCACCGAGGCCGAGGACGCCGACCCCGCGGCAGGGACCGTGCCCGCCCACGTCCCGGCGGCGCCCGCTCCCGCTGTGCCCCTGGCGACGATCGACTGGTCCTGGCTGCGCTTCGCGCCCTTCAGCCTGAGCCGGCTGGTGCTCCTGGTCGGCGGCCTCGGCGTGCTGTCGCAGTTCGCCGACGAGCTCCCCATCTGGAACGAGGAGACCGCGACCTCGGTGTGGCAGTGGCTGACCCAGTTCGCGCTCGTGGTCGTCGTGCCGACGCTCGCCGTCGGCGCCCTGGTCGTGTGGCTCGTGGTCTCGGTCGCGGGCTACGTCCTGCAGTGGTGGGGCTTCCGGCTGGTGCGCGAGCACGGGTCGCTCCACCTCACCTCGGGACTGCTCACCACCCGCTCCATCACCGTCGAGGAGACGAAGGTCCGCGGCGTCGAGATGACCGAGCCGGTGCTCCTGCGGATGGTCGGCGGAGCCGAGCTGTCGACCCTGGCGACCGGCGTCGAGAGCGGCGTCGCCCAGGTGCTGCCGCCCTGCCCACGCAGCGTGGCAGTCGGGGTCGGCGAGGCCGTGCTCGATCGCCGCGGCCCGCTGTCCGACCCCCTCGTCGAGCACGGGACCAAGGCCCACCGCCGGGCGTGGTTCCGCCAGCTGCGCAACGCCCTCGACGTCATCGTGCTGCTCGCCGTCGGCTGGTGGTGGTTCGACCTGACCTGGTGGTGGCTGGTGGCGCTCGGCGCTGCCCTGCTCGCCGCGGCGGCCGCGGTGGGCGAGGCGTCCTACCGCCACCTCGGCCACGCCCTCGCCGACGACCACCTCGTCGCCGGCAGCGGCACGCTGGCGCGCGTGCGCACCGCCCTCGAGACCGACGGCATCATCGGCTGGGTGGTGAGCCAGTCGTGGTGGCAGCGCCGCATCGGCCTCGCCGACCTGACCGCGACCACCGCGGCCGGCACCGAGCGGGTGGTGGTGCGAGACGTACGCCTCGAGGTCGCGGTGGCGCTGGCCGACGCCGCGACGCCGGGCCTGCTCAGCGACTTCGTCGCCCGGGAACCGGCCTAG
- a CDS encoding PH domain-containing protein: MSDVGVGAVVEGPVLRVPAHRVSPRAIGFWTVSALLGDAVLVAGALVAWLVVPGAPAWVGLLVLLLAVAAVAHVVLMPRIRFRVHRWEVTDTAVHTREGWIGRETRIAPISRVQTVDSRQGALMRMFGLASITVTTASAAGPITVDCLDTDTAAHVVAQLTAITAATEGDAT, translated from the coding sequence ATGAGTGACGTGGGGGTCGGAGCGGTCGTGGAAGGACCGGTGCTGCGCGTGCCGGCCCACCGTGTCTCGCCGCGGGCGATCGGTTTCTGGACGGTGTCGGCGCTGCTCGGTGACGCCGTCCTCGTGGCCGGCGCCCTGGTCGCCTGGCTGGTGGTCCCGGGGGCTCCGGCGTGGGTCGGCCTGCTCGTCCTGCTCCTCGCCGTGGCCGCGGTCGCCCACGTGGTGCTGATGCCGCGCATCCGCTTCCGGGTGCACCGGTGGGAGGTCACCGACACCGCGGTCCACACCCGCGAGGGGTGGATCGGCCGCGAGACGCGGATCGCACCGATCAGCCGCGTGCAGACCGTCGACTCCCGCCAGGGTGCCCTGATGCGGATGTTCGGGCTCGCCTCGATCACCGTCACCACTGCGTCGGCAGCCGGTCCGATCACGGTGGACTGCCTCGACACCGACACCGCGGCCCACGTGGTCGCGCAGCTGACCGCCATCACCGCGGCGACGGAGGGCGACGCGACGTGA